From the genome of Spodoptera frugiperda isolate SF20-4 chromosome 23, AGI-APGP_CSIRO_Sfru_2.0, whole genome shotgun sequence, one region includes:
- the LOC118267277 gene encoding protein Asterix, producing MQLTSDPRRADRERRFKPPPPTSAPAEDLTTDYMNILGMVFSMCGLMMRLKWCAWTAVFCSSISFANSRVSDDTKQIVSSFMLSISAVVMSYLQNPAPMSPPWAALTT from the exons ATGCAACTAACATCAGACCCAAGGCGTGCTGATAGGGAACGTCGGTTCAAACCACCTCCACCGACTTCTGCCCCAGCTGAAGATCTCACCACAGATTATATGAACATTctag GTATGGTGTTCTCTATGTGTGGTCTTATGATGCGTCTTAAATGGTGTGCTTGGACTGCTGTATTCTGTTCTAGTATTAGTTTTGCTAATTCTAGAGTTTCTGATGATACCAAACAG attGTGAGCTCCTTCATGTTGTCGATATCTGCAGTTGTTATGTCTTACCTACAAAATCCTGCTCCAATGTCACCTCCATGGGCCGCTCTTACAACATAG
- the LOC118267233 gene encoding adenylate kinase 9, protein MIELEQYKRNLDLIDTHDVKHFKIGKGIVYTGDTEYINPKVEVKKHVSPLLGAAIYGLNNTAAPLPEDTKFFDVWSDIDAQEIYLSKKPTCYIIFGKSGSGAYNLGEAMAKKLNILHLCPHNLLQDELAQKSSTGKAWDFNMRNNKICQFDMILTMLKIKMKSEVVQHRGYVISGLPLVTCSRNPLYCIESLYSEDSFLQIDELLFDIIRNLKKKKSKSFQLGTSRSSKSSGSLAGEDHEEVEEEQLEDLHAEEALEEEDQPVELPMFELNTCSNIIVHKKPHIKAKQGVIFEQLQELFNLPLKPDILLQINCPEMDLVKMRSHRFLNYKTGQNAIKPFISNYVAEQTWPDEYTMHDYENPHETHVFQPKYNCKPPANFEKKVIEQMCSYRTYVFPYLEKKFKEFDPKMIIQLDGRMSCGKMLHNIMERLVLLPIQPVITPTPSTDATPEDIDDFWAYIEESNVIRNGVVNFKYSPSPWYNRCPVELKLRRTVSGLTKYVVYYLKHVFLLSSRNNFILFNRNPRPYLKIKYLEPTCRIIILGTKNSGKTMIANCLSWLFDAPIIDFLTIVSKEKDKKYITVAQTILSEIIATIEDARLLKWQADESERIEQLKNWRESTTQLLKQYLPLLVKNTQYEKIKAYRLAKKEKEMKKYEKLKKAKEEIEQEGKEEIEQEGKEEIEQEEEEEEEIEQEEEEEEEKVSDEEYMDEEMNWDFLEEFDDLRTQLNFLPILDSEEECESALQGENILQYAPTELNTEIKKPSIPVLGDEDVTTAVSEYIAANELESSLEPTAEEVMDEILKLLTEIDNQHTVETQSEELYGKFILDGFSPDPEYWAYLNDKIFPDYTITLIENREIDEKLYEYYSQSDNHSKRYNETIFSAKDPLIQTKQRAIHISQLEEADIKIILYELVDNVVGTMTIPEIEMESESDFISSFTEAIEKFRESWDSAKVSIEDRSKVYIEIELDNKTDVEILEETLMKLRQCYRPAGQTPEDQEPEPTDEDEINAPPKDLLTYNDTQFLCETNIYCPIAYFKYGVLWEGKPEFSLKYDNKMHYFCKEEFSEVFTKDVTEYQYYNNPFKKIPRLKICVIGPVGCGATSVSRHIAKELGLLHIDYIHLLTEYIMPKHFKRIGRKHENMFTDEIIDDEGVVEFQVDEEGENVATNALWNEKEMLRMLHNHFERGGPILPVIMQKMIQKVWHDPSMNMGFVLDGYPKLPNDIEDMMTCYGIPDMVIELQSSIEVSIGRIAPEMFKTWKEQQNEAKRVAAIKLDNERKQWMHNITKEIVVKLLIEEIFDTMFAFKSELGFAAQSAIMDADPSGDINIDPLLFKLYNEMVQENPEPVDTNMWEKNSAARERIEGRLEGIYETDDENVQSLKEALLEHKIKTVTIDATKPLEKVIRNALTSLSHFRNRNESFFEQTFIISLDIAEMLLLRGFYFLSKFNRLCPVYIFENPRAIQNSYKISKNRGTLYAVVHRTYIYYISNADNVIKFRNNPLKYIIADAVNSYFEYPLRIGIIGSPKSGKSTLAARLSKEFGLLCLSRGNSMRSVLEHMHWTELARQMRKTLSKGNEIDSNQIVQSVQAMAIDHRTETYGYVTDGVPASPYRAQGYVKNGLYPNIIFDISSAKDKCLHNSQNEIYNDILKHMPPYPYPLIEMRYENWAQRQHLIRDWIAEDYQNLFVLDGTNSKWHVFNQALVHLKELNNKIHYYVLNVDKTIVKAICISNAAFKERESQYKTLCPVCFHKKIYKHMGSFFGGKTGVVQYKNKFYWVCSEHMELVMSFPHCYLTDIEIEIPEIPAIINIVNIDYIYENGVCVVTYAENLPAQTINIGTNEYAASYSGKMYLFCSRTCLSKFLCKPYLYHDITIFKEARIFPKLTLKQLPNLGYLEQTLGNMLTEACCSVNVVRPKYPGLSFQTSALIYIALYLKTHNSLTSKHHKEMYIKCLKIFEARCKLMLSVGLRLRSMDNPFANYPKCHHREPTLRPHQLGDPFLSSAQIQTPSLMLHRTSNYVQIHKPSFLTVQTKRSRISSQMERN, encoded by the coding sequence atGATTGAACTTGAGCAATATAAACGTAATCTTGATCTCATAGATACACATGatgtgaaacattttaaaattggtaAAGGTATAGTATATACAGGAGATACTGAATATATAAATCCAAAAGTCGAAGTAAAGAAACATGTCTCTCCACTGTTGGGTGCTGCTATTTACGGCTTAAACAATACAGCGGCTCCATTGCCTGAAGACACTAAATTTTTTGATGTCTGGTCAGATATTGATGCTCAAGAAATATACTTGAGCAAGAAGCCTacatgttacataatatttggaAAGTCTGGATCTGGAGCATATAATTTAGGAGAAGCAATGGCTAAAAAGCTAAACATACTGCACTTGTGCCCACATAATTTACTACAGGATGAATTAGCTCAAAAGAGTAGCACAGGAAAAGCTTGGGACTTTAATATgcgaaacaataaaatatgtcaatttGATATGATACTGACTatgttgaaaattaaaatgaaatctgAAGTAGTTCAACATCGAGGCTATGTAATATCAGGACTACCTTTAGTAACCTGTAGTAGAAACCCTCTTTATTGTATAGAGTCATTATATAGTGAAGATTCATTTTTACAAATAGACGAATTATTATTCGATATAATTCGtaatttgaagaaaaaaaaatccaagtcaTTTCAACTTGGAACATCACGGTCTTCTAAAAGTAGTGGTTCTCTAGCAGGAGAAGATCACGAAGAGGTAGAAGAAGAGCAGTTAGAAGATCTTCACGCTGAAGAAGCCCTGGAAGAAGAAGACCAACCCGTAGAACTGCCGATGTTTGAGCTAAACACTTGTTCCAATATTATTGTTCACAAAAAACCACATATTAAGGCGAAACAAGGTGTTATTTTTGAGCAGCttcaagaattatttaatttaccgCTAAAACCTGACATCCTTCTCCAAATTAATTGTCCTGAAATGGATTTAGTGAAAATGAGATCTCATAGGTTTCTTAACTACAAAACGGGCCAAAATGCCATCAAACCCTTTATTTCGAATTACGTCGCCGAACAAACTTGGCCTGATGAATATACTATGCATGACTATGAGAATCCTCACGAGACTCATGTGTTTCAACCTAAATACAATTGTAAACCGCCAGCGAATTTcgaaaaaaaagttattgaacAAATGTGTAGTTATAGAACTTATGTGTTTCCGTATTTGGAAAAGAAATTTAAAGAATTTGATCCAAAAATGATAATTCAATTAGACGGCCGTATGTCGTGCGGTAAAATGCTTCATAATATAATGGAGAGATTGGTTTTATTACCTATTCAACCAGTAATCACGCCTACTCCATCTACCGATGCGACACCAGAAGATATAGACGATTTTTGGGCGTATATAGAAGAATCAAACGTTATTCGTAACGGCGTTGTTAATTTCAAGTACTCTCCTTCACCCTGGTATAACAGATGTCCTGTGGAATTAAAACTTAGACGAACAGTGTCAGGGCTCACCAAATATGTTGTTTACTACCTAAAACATGTGTTTCTACTATCTTCacggaataattttattttgttcaacagGAACCCACGcccttatttaaaaataaagtatttagaaCCGACTTGCAGAATTATAATTCTAGGAACGAAAAACTCTGGAAAAACCATGATTGCTAATtgtttatcgtggctttttgaTGCTCCTATTATTGATTTCTTAACGATTGTAAgtaaagaaaaagataaaaaatatataactgtTGCCCAAACTATCCTATCGGAAATCATAGCAACTATTGAGGACGCTCGTTTACTAAAATGGCAAGCTGACGAGTCAGAACGAAtagaacaattaaaaaattGGCGTGAGTCCACGACAcagttattaaaacaatatttgccTCTACTTGTCAAAAACACACAATACGAAAAAATTAAAGCCTACAGACTTgccaaaaaagaaaaagaaatgaaaaaatacgaGAAACTAAAAAAAGCAAAAGAAGAAATAGAGCAAGAAGGAAAAGAAGAAATAGAGCAAGAAGGAAAAGAAGAAATAGAGCAAGAAGAAGAAGAGGAAGAAGAAATAGAGCAAGAAGAAGAAGAGGAAGAGGAAAAAGTAAGCGATGAAGAATATATGGATGAAGAAATGAATTGGGATTTCTTAGAAGAATTTGACGATCTCAGAACGCAGCTTAATTTTTTACCTATATTAGACAGTGAAGAAGAATGCGAGAGCGCTCTGCAAggtgaaaatattttacaatatgcACCTACAGAACTgaatacagaaataaaaaaaccttcaaTCCCTGTTCTTGGTGATGAAGATGTGACTACAGCTGTATCAGAATATATTGCTGCTAATGAACTAGAAAGCAGTCTCGAACCAACAGCTGAAGAAGTAATGGATGAAATACTCAAGTTACTCACTGAAATAGATAACCAGCATACAGTAGAAACACAGTCGGAAGAACTTTATGGAAAGTTTATTCTAGATGGTTTTTCACCTGATCCAGAATATTGGGCATAtcttaatgataaaatatttccaGATTACACGATAACTTTGATAGAAAATAGGGAAATTGATGaaaaattatatgaatattACAGCCAAAGTGATAACCACAGTAAACGTTATAACGAGACCATTTTTTCGGCTAAAGATCCACTTATTCAAACAAAACAGCGAGCTATTCATATATCACAATTGGAAGAGGctgacattaaaattattttatatgagtTAGTAGATAATGTTGTTGGCACTATGACAATACCTGAAATTGAAATGGAATCAGAAAGTGATTTTATTTCGTCTTTTACTGAAGCTATAGAAAAATTTAGAGAAAGTTGGGACAGTGCTAAAGTAAGTATAGAAGACAGGTCAAAAGTATACATTGAAATAGAGCTTGATAACAAAACTGATGTAGAAATTCTGGAAGAAACTTTAATGAAGCTACGTCAGTGTTATCGTCCAGCAGGTCAAACACCAGAAGATCAAGAACCCGAACCCACGGATGAAGATGAAATTAATGCTCCTCCTAAAGATCTTCTTACTTATAATGACACCCAATTTTTGTGTGAAACCAATATATACTGCCCAATAGCTTATTTTAAGTACGGTGTACTATGGGAAGGGAAGCcagaattttctttaaaatatgataACAAAATGCATTATTTCTGTAAAGAGGAATTTTCAGAAGTATTTACTAAAGATGTCACagaatatcaatattacaacaatccatttaaaaaaatacctagatTAAAAATTTGTGTAATAGGTCCTGTGGGTTGTGGGGCCACGTCTGTGTCGCGGCATATAGCAAAAGAGCTAGGATTATTACATATTGATTATATACACTTACTTACTGAATATATAATGCcaaaacatttcaaaagaaTTGGACGTAAACACGAAAATATGTTCACTGACGAAATTATTGATGATGAAGGAGTAGTGGAATTTCAAGTGGACGAGGAAGGAGAGAATGTAGCCACTAACGCTTTATGGAACGAAAAAGAAATGTTACGAATGTTACATAATCATTTCGAACGCGGTGGTCCTATTTTACCTGTAATTATGCAAAAAATGATTCAAAAAGTATGGCATGATCCTAGTATGAATATGGGCTTTGTTCTTGATGGTTACCCCAAGTTACCCAATGATATTGAGGATATGATGACTTGTTATGGAATACCTGATATGGTTATAGAGTTACAATCTAGTATAGAAGTCTCAATTGGTAGAATTGCTCCagaaatgtttaaaacatgGAAAGAACAACAAAATGAAGCTAAACGGGTAGCTGCAATTAAATTAGACAACGAACGAAAACAATGGATGCACAACATAACAAAAGAAATTGTAGTAAAACTATTAATCGAAGAAATTTTCGACACTATGTTTGCCTTCAAAAGTGAACTAGGTTTTGCTGCCCAAAGTGCGATAATGGATGCCGACCCTTCAGGAGATATAAACATTGATCCATTGctatttaaattatacaatgaAATGGTGCAAGAAAATCCTGAGCCTGTCGATACGAATATGTGGGAAAAAAATAGCGCAGCTCGTGAGAGAATAGAGGGTAGGTTGGAAGGAATATATGAAACTGATGATGAAAATGTGCAATCATTAAAAGAAGCTTTATTAGAACATAAAATTAAGACAGTTACAATTGACGCCACAAAACCGTTGGAAAAAGTCATTAGAAACGCTTTAACTTCGTTATCACATTTTCGAAATAGAAACGAATCATTCTttgaacaaacatttataatttctCTCGATATCGCAGAAATGTTACTTTTAAgaggattttattttttgagcaAATTCAATCGACTTTGTCCCGTTTATATCTTTGAGAATCCACGGGCCATTCAAAACTcctataaaataagtaaaaaccGAGGAACTCTTTATGCCGTTGTTCATAGgacttacatatattatataagtaacGCCGATAACGTAATCAAGTTTAGAAATAATCcactaaaatacataattgcTGATGCAGTCAATTCCTATTTCGAATATCCTCTGAGGATTGGCATCATAGGATCACCTAAATCAGGAAAAAGCACATTAGCTGCTCGATTATCTAAAGAATTTGGTCTATTATGCTTATCGAGAGGAAACTCTATGAGAAGCGTATTGGAACATATGCATTGGACGGAACTGGCGCGCCAAATGAGGAAAACTCTTTCAAAAGGCAACGAAATTGATTCTAACCAAATTGTACAATCTGTACAAGCAATGGCTATTGATCACCGAACGGAGACTTACGGCTACGTCACAGATGGTGTTCCTGCCAGTCCTTACCGAGCTCAAGGCTATGTCAAAAATGGACTTTATCCTAATATCATTTTCGATATTAGTTCAGCTAAAGataaatgtttacataattCACAAAATGAAATTTATAATGATATTCTAAAACATATGCCGCCTTACCCCTATCCACTAATTGAAATGAGATACGAGAATTGGGCACAAAGACAACACTTAATTCGGGATTGGATCGCAGAGGACTATCAAAATCTATTTGTGCTTGATGGCACTAATAGCAAGTGGCACGTTTTCAACCAAGCCCTTGTTCACCTAAAAGAGTTAAATAATAAGattcattattatgtacttaatgtTGATAAGACCATTGTGAAAGCTATTTGTATTTCGAATGCGGCTTTCAAAGAACGTGAATCCCAGTATAAAACATTGTGTCcagtttgttttcataaaaaaatatacaaacatatgGGCAGCTTTTTTGGCGGTAAAACGGGTGTTGTTCAATAcaagaataaattttattggGTTTGCTCCGAACACATGGAATTGGTTATGTCGTTTCCACATTGTTATTTGACAGATATTGAAATAGAAATTCCAGAAATACCAGCTATAATCAACATAGTAAATATagattatatttatgaaaatggaGTTTGCGTTGTAACATATGCTGAAAATTTACCtgcacaaacaataaatattggCACAAACGAATATGCTGCAAGTTACTCTGGAAAAATGTACTTATTCTGTAGTAGGACATGTCTAAGTAAATTTTTGTGTAAACCATACTTATATCACGATATTACTATATTTAAAGAAGCAAGAATTTTCCCAAAACTTACTTTAAAGCAGCTTCCCAACCTTGGCTACTTGGAGCAAACATTAGGCAATATGCTGACAGAAGCGTGTTGTTCTGTGAATGTAGTCAGACCTAAGTATCCAGGTCTTAGTTTCCAAACGTCTGCATTGATTTATATTGCATTGTACCTGAAGACGCACAACTCTCTCACATCTAAACACCACAAAGAGAtgtatattaaatgtttaaaaatatttgaagctCGGTGTAAATTGATGTTAAGTGTAGGACTGCGCTTAAGGTCAATGGATAATCCGTTTGCGAACTATCCTAAATGTCACCATAGAGAACCGACACTTCGGCCGCACCAATTGGGTGACCCATTCTTATCTTCGGCACAAATACAGACACCTTCACTGATGCTTCACAGAACGTCAAATTATGTTCAAATTCACAAGCCTTCATTCCTTACTGTGCAAACTAAACGTTCGAGGATCAGTAGTCAAATGGAAAGGAACTAA